The sequence below is a genomic window from Lytechinus variegatus isolate NC3 chromosome 3, Lvar_3.0, whole genome shotgun sequence.
TTCTTTGTTTGAATACTTTCAAATATCTATTTCTCCTTCCATCATGTAATTCTATCTTTATTACAGCCACTGTATGACACACATCAATCATAAGgcctccattttcttttctattctgcaaccccttaaaggggaagttcaccctgaagaaaactttcttgtaaaaatagcagaaaaaatagtaaaaaatattggtgaaggttttgaggaaaatccgttagagtcagaaagttattagagttcaaagttttggatttgtgacatcataaacgagcagctgtcccatgtgttatgtaatataaaatgcataaatttcaaattttgtatggttcctgatgacttaattttgttttcttttcatgatcgggtgtgaaacgattttgtctattgatatacaaaagttacagtgaaaaccattttcaattttctgagaaaatgacatttcattgattttttaccattcgctatgtagtctgctcgcatatgacgtcacaaatcaaataattgaaattctaataacttttagttatttgatgaatttttctcaaaccttcagcaatatttttcattaatttttctgctatttttacaataaactttttgtcagggtgaacttcccctttaaatctatGCCCGAACAAGGGATCTCATAGAATAACAGAAGTTATGCTGTGTCATGCTAGGCCAACTATAACTTTTACCCTGCATTTACCTCATGCTTTGACCTTTGTTACGAGAGAGCGTACAACTAAGGATTCAAGGTAACCTGCCAGGTTACCCCACATGTTTATTAGATCTAAACGGGGTATGAGCCTACTCGGCATGATTTAAATGGGGGCAAGAAGCAGATGGGGGTATCGTTCGTGGGGATGATCTGTCACGGAGGGCTTGAGCAAGTAGGGTGGCACCATCCATAACTGCAGTACAACAAACAGTTAGTCTCTGAATCAGATCAGGATTGTTATAATCAAAGGCTGCAGCTCTTGTACAATGACACAACTGTATACATGAACTGGCAACACTCATACCTCCACCTAATATTGCAGTCTGTACTTGCTTTCCATTCTCTGAGATGTCTGCTATGGTTCCTAAATGTTCAGGTTCGCTGGCATAATCAACAAATGCCTGACAAGATTGCACAAGAGGTTTGCAGAATGTGATGCAGCGTGCTCGGCTTCTTTCGTCGAGAGTCACCTTGTAGCGCTTGATACTTGCCAGCAGGGAGCTTGTGCATGCTGTAACGCTCTTCATGGACAGCTTAAACTGCTCTTTGTGAAAGACATCATCACTGGCTTCACTGGCAAGTAAGCTGGCACTGGTCAATACCCCAAGCTCCCTGGCAACGTCGGCTGACAGGTCTACAATATCAGATGGGGAAAGTTCAACGAGCGGCGTGTGTTGAAGAGTCATGCAAGCATGCTCAATGTTGAGCTTGGCACATGAGATCTTGTAGCGATCAATAATTCCCGGTACTGCCTGCTTTGACCCAGGATCATTAATTGCAGCAAGATAAGCAGCATGACTGGAACATTCAGTAATGTGAACTACAAGA
It includes:
- the LOC121411027 gene encoding talin rod domain-containing protein 1-like gives rise to the protein MCECWCSPNSKVCIMAVSSNDLFGPSSVGVVCDLCTFRMQSYADLFLLTRDIRPVNTEGVSLIGESYSKCRDTLIARTKGLAIAAREVRAQLVMGRLKEAANAMKQLSDLVVHITECSSHAAYLAAINDPGSKQAVPGIIDRYKISCAKLNIEHACMTLQHTPLVELSPSDIVDLSADVARELGVLTSASLLASEASDDVFHKEQFKLSMKSVTACTSSLLASIKRYKVTLDERSRARCITFCKPLVQSCQAFVDYASEPEHLGTIADISENGKQVQTAILGGGMSVASSCIQLCHCTRAAAFDYNNPDLIQRLTVCCTAVMDGATLLAQALRDRSSPRTIPPSASCPHLNHAE